The following are from one region of the Arcobacter defluvii genome:
- a CDS encoding SprT-like domain-containing protein, giving the protein MNEKIPTLEFYKDLQEIYNIFNRELFDNTLPNCLITVQRKKQVMGYFSPDRWINDKGKKNHELALNPAYFGSCNFIEIFQTVVHEMCHLWQFEFGTPSRKTYHNQEWANKMESIGLIPSDTGRAGGKKTGQKMNDYPERGGKFEKLCIKIFKDGLYVKWFDRFPNEITVKTPFSQEDYQELDEEELQDVIDSLDDDKILENLYTTVGEIIKDILPVEEVRALNEIKQKTKYMCPQCSSSVWGKPNLSIKCNSCNIDFFIVT; this is encoded by the coding sequence ATGAATGAAAAAATACCTACTTTAGAATTTTATAAAGATTTACAAGAAATCTATAATATTTTTAATAGAGAACTGTTTGATAATACATTACCTAATTGTTTAATAACAGTACAAAGAAAAAAACAAGTTATGGGATATTTTAGTCCTGATAGATGGATAAATGATAAAGGTAAGAAAAATCATGAATTAGCTTTAAATCCAGCATATTTTGGAAGTTGTAATTTTATAGAAATTTTTCAAACAGTAGTTCATGAAATGTGTCATCTTTGGCAGTTTGAATTTGGTACTCCATCAAGAAAAACTTATCATAACCAAGAGTGGGCTAATAAAATGGAAAGTATTGGATTAATTCCAAGTGATACAGGAAGAGCTGGAGGTAAAAAAACTGGACAAAAGATGAATGATTACCCTGAAAGAGGAGGTAAATTTGAAAAGTTATGTATTAAAATATTTAAAGATGGACTATATGTTAAGTGGTTTGATAGGTTTCCTAATGAAATAACAGTTAAAACACCTTTTTCTCAAGAAGATTATCAAGAACTAGATGAAGAAGAGCTACAAGATGTTATAGATAGTTTAGATGATGATAAAATTTTAGAAAATTTATATACAACAGTTGGAGAGATAATAAAAGACATCTTACCAGTTGAAGAAGTTAGAGCTCTTAATGAAATAAAACAAAAAACTAAATATATGTGTCCACAATGTAGTTCTTCTGTTTGGGGAAAACCTAATTTATCTATTAAATGTAATTCTTGCAATATTGATTTTTTTATAGTTACTTAA
- a CDS encoding zeta toxin family protein: MKVILILGVNGSGKSTFYRNNLKEHFEKENIFYINADEIKQQLVKDGIENNQAKIKSGQIAISQMGKYIKEKKNFAFETTFTDDGAMGSIAIMKELKKQNYEIEGYFIHSKDVNLNIARVEDRFRKGTGHFVPANIIKHRYELCVNNVKEYSNLFNKLEYIDNTNLDFKKSNERNLFGVKEKKLFSPKEKMKNTDLDISR; the protein is encoded by the coding sequence ATGAAAGTTATTTTAATATTAGGAGTTAATGGAAGTGGGAAAAGTACATTTTATAGAAATAATCTAAAAGAGCATTTTGAAAAAGAAAATATTTTTTACATAAATGCAGATGAGATAAAACAACAACTTGTAAAAGATGGAATTGAAAATAACCAAGCAAAAATAAAATCAGGACAAATTGCAATTAGTCAAATGGGAAAATATATAAAAGAAAAGAAAAATTTTGCATTTGAAACAACTTTTACTGATGATGGAGCAATGGGAAGTATTGCAATTATGAAAGAACTAAAAAAACAAAACTATGAAATTGAAGGATATTTTATTCATTCAAAAGATGTAAATTTAAATATTGCAAGAGTAGAAGATAGGTTCAGAAAAGGAACTGGACATTTTGTTCCAGCAAATATAATAAAACATAGATATGAACTCTGTGTAAATAATGTAAAAGAATATTCAAATTTATTTAATAAATTAGAATATATTGATAATACGAATTTAGATTTTAAAAAATCAAATGAAAGAAATTTATTTGGAGTAAAAGAAAAAAAACTCTTCTCTCCAAAAGAGAAAATGAAAAATACAGATTTAGATATTTCAAGATAA
- the mobP1 gene encoding MobP1 family relaxase has product MARRYRLFEDELLAKRVYTRLENASRTSYNHKQKNKNSTKNKDNPRGKEAVIKITGSSKNLNVFKRHIEYITRDYELPLYDNDGNKYEGKDEIKDYIDLYNHDGAIPEFENINGKERREVMNFVFSMKEHNSTPADKLMEAVIKSVREKYPNNPAVFSFHGDTDNPHIHCDLRIQDINGHRIDFKHKDRYDLRRDYAKNLRDLGIEAYATSRNVKYDLDKNKNFDRTVQDKNLTGADEDKIKNHHYEVVEFGKAKYKFDENAKDSFYVKYKTTRGEIIDIWSEDLERVVKDNDIKVGEYVRFKITDRVPVEVKLKKFDKKTKKYTVYTKSVLKNVWDCSILGRAEKDLKSVPKTNNRKVKYGTETVVDKTAEFIRMKKEREAKEGLNISTGKKPNKFGKPIKKDDRDR; this is encoded by the coding sequence TTGGCTAGAAGATATAGACTTTTTGAAGATGAACTATTAGCAAAAAGAGTATATACTAGATTAGAAAATGCTTCAAGAACTTCATATAATCATAAACAAAAAAATAAAAATTCTACAAAAAATAAAGATAATCCACGAGGTAAAGAAGCAGTAATAAAAATAACTGGAAGTTCAAAAAATCTTAATGTATTTAAAAGACATATTGAATATATTACAAGAGATTATGAATTGCCTTTATATGATAATGATGGAAATAAATACGAAGGAAAAGATGAAATAAAAGATTATATTGATTTATATAATCATGATGGAGCTATTCCTGAATTTGAAAATATAAATGGTAAAGAACGAAGAGAAGTTATGAATTTTGTATTTTCTATGAAAGAACATAATTCAACTCCAGCTGATAAACTTATGGAAGCAGTTATAAAAAGTGTAAGAGAAAAATATCCTAACAATCCAGCAGTTTTTAGTTTTCATGGTGATACAGATAATCCACACATACATTGTGATTTAAGAATACAAGATATTAATGGACATAGAATAGATTTTAAGCACAAAGATAGATATGATTTAAGACGAGATTATGCTAAAAATTTAAGAGATTTAGGAATTGAAGCTTATGCAACAAGTAGAAATGTAAAATATGATTTAGATAAAAATAAAAATTTTGATAGAACAGTACAGGACAAAAATTTAACTGGAGCTGATGAAGATAAAATTAAAAATCATCACTATGAAGTTGTAGAATTTGGAAAAGCTAAATATAAATTTGATGAAAATGCAAAAGATAGTTTTTATGTAAAATATAAAACTACTAGAGGTGAAATAATTGATATATGGAGTGAAGATTTAGAAAGAGTTGTAAAAGATAATGATATAAAAGTAGGGGAATATGTAAGATTTAAAATTACAGATAGAGTTCCTGTTGAAGTAAAACTAAAAAAGTTTGATAAGAAAACTAAAAAATATACTGTTTATACAAAATCGGTTTTAAAAAATGTTTGGGATTGTTCTATTTTAGGAAGAGCTGAAAAAGATTTAAAATCAGTTCCTAAAACTAATAACAGAAAAGTTAAATATGGAACTGAAACAGTTGTAGATAAAACAGCAGAATTTATAAGAATGAAAAAAGAGAGAGAAGCTAAAGAGGGCTTAAATATTTCGACTGGTAAAAAGCCTAATAAGTTTGGGAAACCTATTAAAAAAGATGATAGAGATAGATAA
- a CDS encoding zeta toxin family protein yields MAIDKSKEFNIFAGVNGAGKTTLYFKQLETEKNKNFGLRVNIDEIVQAIGDWKNPKDQIRASKIALKIRNEHLENGYSFNQETTLCGKSIISFIHKAKDKGYKINLYYVGLESEQIAKDRVKIRVAKGGHDIAPELIERRYKESLENLKSILPIVNNLYLFDNSKEFKNIETKKDIENTNWLKNINVLEKIVEKKNLNQKIKQYLKIKI; encoded by the coding sequence ATGGCAATAGATAAAAGTAAAGAATTTAATATTTTCGCTGGTGTAAATGGAGCTGGTAAAACAACTTTATATTTTAAACAGTTAGAAACAGAAAAAAATAAAAATTTTGGATTAAGAGTAAATATAGATGAAATTGTACAAGCAATAGGTGACTGGAAAAATCCAAAAGACCAAATCAGAGCTTCTAAAATTGCCTTAAAAATTAGAAATGAGCATTTAGAGAATGGTTATTCTTTTAATCAAGAAACTACTTTATGTGGGAAAAGTATTATCTCTTTTATTCATAAAGCAAAAGATAAAGGATATAAGATAAATCTTTATTATGTAGGGCTAGAAAGTGAACAAATAGCAAAAGATAGAGTGAAAATAAGAGTTGCAAAAGGTGGTCACGATATAGCTCCTGAACTTATTGAAAGAAGATACAAAGAATCATTAGAAAATTTAAAATCAATTTTACCTATTGTAAATAATTTATATCTTTTTGATAATTCAAAAGAATTTAAAAATATAGAAACAAAAAAAGATATTGAAAATACAAATTGGCTTAAAAATATTAATGTATTAGAAAAAATAGTTGAAAAAAAAAATTTAAACCAAAAGATAAAACAATATCTAAAAATCAAGATATAG
- a CDS encoding helix-turn-helix domain-containing protein, whose protein sequence is MATRQAHARKMTNQRIKKTKEKIFSCIKGMFAFEYQDSKGNWLISKIAKDTGTSRTTVYKYLKEIK, encoded by the coding sequence ATGGCAACAAGACAAGCTCACGCAAGGAAAATGACGAATCAAAGAATTAAAAAAACAAAAGAAAAGATATTTAGCTGCATAAAAGGAATGTTTGCATTTGAATATCAAGATTCAAAAGGTAATTGGCTTATTTCAAAAATTGCAAAAGATACAGGAACAAGTCGAACAACTGTATATAAATATTTAAAGGAAATAAAATGA
- a CDS encoding SNF2-related protein, which yields MAKAKKKKDSELYKGLSLFDFVSNEIENKLIDLKERVEDGKNTSGSELGLFGSEFNTRTVSGDRGRIGEQWNNNDSLQLGNTGEMDKGISNNQDINRINRTLNSDEITRTDGAGNIGKQYSQQDESEWNNGYGDTRRERDRPVQILQRNNDLKIDFKSNDEVIITGTKDKYNKNIEAIKLLNILQKEKRYATPEEQLTLNNYSGWGGIPQAFDKNSSSWSKEYVELKNILTEDEYKSAKTSTMDSHYTPKIVIDTIYNALDKFGFNKSKETKEILEPSAGNGAFLSFSKNHFNNFNFDCVELDKTSANLLRKLYPNQKIYNVGFEILESKKKYDAVIGNPPYGQKKIFDMNNNDISMLSVHNYFMARAIKELKDDGIVAFVTSSYFLDSKDSTLREQLSNEASFVGAIRLPNNTFKNKAGTEVTTDIVFFKKGIDKDIHKDFKETTISTHHTKDIEKPIFINKYFEENPSNILGKMDFVMSGIGETTQCLDIGLNMEEELKKAISRLPENIYKYHNVKEQAQYFELKNPDSHLLDLKKNNYFLKDDEIYIKINNLDTDDGKVLSYKKPILNQNEKNKILKFINIRDTLNYIIELEQAPIEDTNPKLVEQRALLNKYYDEFVKKEGYLHKSTNKKAFANDVEAQKILALELEYSAGVSKEVAKKNNIEPVEASAKKADIFERRTISPFVKIEVNNPKEALISSLNQFGKIDLNYMENELNISKDVIIKDLLEKKLIFIDHTTIKNDDVSYVLAEKYLSGNVKSKFQEVQELVKEHRELESNLNSLNEVLPKDLKAVEISVSLGTSWIPKEYYHQFFESHYKTNRDNWNLLHNKTSGEWTFDGNGNYLPRDIVSKYGTSRVGVFRIAENGLKNSPIKVFDTYLDEEGKQKQKINQEETALANSKLQILKNDFSEWIYKDIDRRTDLEKIYNETFNTDVEPNYNGSHLTFPNLNNSIKLRVHQKNAIWRAIQDKNVLFDHQVGAGKTLVTICSIMEQKRMGLVNKPIITVPNHLIGQWEKEFYKAYPNANLLATNKEDLEKNNREQFFGRIATNNYDAVIMSHSQFKLLPAPYEIVKEQINEDISILEDMLETQKEIAQRDGKSTRGFSIKATEGKISNFKARLDNLLQENKKSKSIDFGDLGVDLLAVDEAHTYKNLLITTSMGDISGLGNLKGSQQAYDMYCKTRYLNEKNNKIAFLTGTPISNSITELYTLQRYMQPKELSKKGISSFDSWASTFGQVTSSWELDSSGVNYKIVSRFNKFNNVPELTKMYKTFADVITNNDIKKFAKDFVPKLYNDKPINTIVPRSDIVADFIGVPDSNNQYQKGSIIYRMEHQEEDIHRNNLLACTTDARKAGLDYRLINPNAEDYENSKVNAVVNNVYKEYLDWSDVKGTQLIFCDLSTPKINSQKIELNEALNSNNKIEEINLNDLIDNEKSKSNDELIAETSKFDIYSDILKKLVSKGVSQEEIRFIHDANTDLQKSALFDDVKSGKVRVLIGSTFKMGAGTNVQDRAVAIHHIDCPWRPSDLEQRNGRVIRQGNKLFEADPENFRIKEFRYATEKTYDARMWQTIESKAKSIEQFRQAGLSLRELEDFTMGSADAAEMKAEATGNPLILMQVQLSSDLRNEEIFYNNFKKEIFNNEEFLNRTIKNKSDSEVELKDLYSLKEHLSKHTIDNFKGSYYSIEDEVRKKIDFDIPKEDIDESNKMVQTQLKNAFDKNVDEMLKYKSDIKFFDYRDIAIYGNRLDKTKVEFYLKNEKDSLVYEPSNLTIRAESDLLNGLKDSVTLTGLIKRVNNFYESLDDRINNSKSYITKCEKDIRELSIITGENAPKYKNFDYLTALRSDNERIINEIKRTSKEKDYVSTWKPKSELIKNKLQQTQVIKPFKLKEKNNSQELER from the coding sequence ATGGCAAAAGCAAAAAAGAAAAAAGATAGTGAACTTTATAAAGGTTTATCTTTATTTGATTTTGTATCAAATGAGATAGAGAATAAATTAATAGATTTAAAAGAAAGGGTAGAAGATGGAAAGAATACAAGCGGAAGTGAACTGGGATTATTTGGAAGCGAATTTAACACAAGAACTGTATCGGGAGATAGAGGACGAATTGGGGAACAGTGGAACAATAATGACTCCTTACAACTTGGAAATACTGGAGAGATGGATAAGGGAATTTCCAATAATCAAGACATTAACAGAATTAACAGGACTCTCAACAGCGATGAAATTACAAGGACAGATGGAGCTGGAAATATTGGAAAGCAATATAGCCAACAAGATGAGAGCGAATGGAATAACGGATATGGAGATACTAGAAGAGAGAGGGATAGACCCGTTCAAATTCTTCAAAGAAATAATGATTTAAAAATTGATTTTAAATCAAATGATGAAGTTATTATTACAGGTACGAAAGATAAATATAATAAAAATATAGAAGCTATAAAGCTTTTAAATATTCTTCAAAAAGAAAAAAGATATGCCACTCCTGAAGAACAATTAACATTAAATAATTATTCGGGATGGGGTGGTATTCCTCAAGCTTTTGACAAAAATTCATCTTCTTGGTCTAAAGAATATGTAGAACTAAAAAATATACTTACAGAAGATGAATACAAAAGTGCTAAAACTTCAACGATGGATAGTCATTACACTCCTAAAATAGTCATAGATACTATTTATAATGCTTTGGATAAATTTGGATTTAATAAATCAAAAGAAACTAAAGAAATACTAGAACCAAGTGCTGGTAATGGTGCCTTTCTAAGTTTTTCTAAAAATCATTTTAATAATTTTAATTTTGATTGTGTTGAACTAGATAAAACATCAGCTAATTTATTGAGGAAGTTATATCCTAACCAAAAAATTTATAATGTTGGTTTTGAAATTTTAGAATCTAAAAAGAAATATGATGCAGTAATTGGTAATCCTCCTTATGGACAAAAGAAGATATTTGATATGAATAATAATGATATATCAATGTTAAGTGTTCATAACTATTTTATGGCTAGAGCTATAAAAGAATTAAAAGATGATGGTATAGTAGCTTTTGTAACTTCTAGCTATTTCTTAGATTCTAAAGATTCAACATTAAGGGAACAATTAAGCAATGAAGCTTCATTTGTTGGTGCTATTAGACTTCCGAATAATACATTTAAAAATAAAGCTGGTACAGAAGTAACGACTGATATAGTTTTCTTTAAAAAAGGTATAGATAAAGATATACACAAAGATTTTAAAGAAACAACAATATCAACGCATCATACAAAAGATATTGAAAAACCTATTTTTATAAATAAATATTTTGAGGAAAATCCTTCAAATATTTTAGGAAAAATGGATTTTGTAATGAGTGGAATAGGAGAAACTACTCAATGTTTAGATATAGGTCTAAATATGGAAGAGGAACTTAAAAAAGCTATTTCAAGACTTCCTGAAAATATTTATAAATATCATAATGTTAAAGAACAAGCACAATATTTTGAATTAAAAAATCCTGATTCACATTTATTAGATTTAAAGAAAAACAATTATTTTTTAAAAGATGATGAGATTTATATAAAAATCAATAATTTAGATACGGATGATGGAAAAGTTTTATCGTATAAAAAACCTATATTAAACCAAAATGAAAAAAATAAAATACTTAAATTTATAAATATTAGAGATACTTTAAATTACATTATTGAACTTGAACAAGCTCCTATCGAAGATACTAATCCAAAACTTGTTGAACAAAGAGCATTACTAAATAAATATTATGATGAATTTGTAAAAAAAGAGGGTTATTTACATAAATCTACAAATAAAAAAGCTTTTGCAAATGATGTTGAAGCTCAAAAAATACTAGCTTTAGAATTAGAATATTCAGCTGGAGTTAGTAAAGAAGTTGCTAAAAAGAATAATATTGAACCTGTTGAAGCTAGTGCAAAAAAAGCTGATATTTTTGAAAGAAGAACTATATCGCCTTTTGTAAAAATAGAAGTAAACAATCCAAAAGAAGCTTTAATCTCTAGTTTAAATCAGTTTGGGAAAATTGATTTAAACTATATGGAAAATGAATTAAATATATCAAAAGATGTAATCATAAAAGATTTACTAGAAAAGAAATTAATATTCATAGACCACACAACTATCAAAAATGACGATGTTAGTTATGTTCTTGCAGAAAAATATCTATCAGGAAATGTTAAAAGTAAATTCCAAGAAGTTCAAGAGTTGGTTAAAGAGCATAGAGAATTAGAGAGTAATTTAAACAGTTTAAATGAAGTTTTACCAAAAGATTTAAAAGCAGTTGAAATTAGTGTTTCTTTAGGTACTTCTTGGATACCAAAAGAATATTATCATCAATTTTTTGAAAGTCATTATAAAACAAATAGGGATAATTGGAATTTATTACACAATAAAACTTCGGGTGAGTGGACATTTGACGGGAACGGGAATTATTTACCAAGAGATATAGTTTCAAAATATGGTACTTCTAGGGTTGGAGTATTTAGAATTGCTGAGAATGGTTTAAAAAATAGTCCTATTAAAGTATTTGATACTTACTTAGATGAAGAGGGCAAACAAAAACAAAAAATTAATCAAGAAGAAACAGCTCTTGCAAATTCTAAATTACAAATTTTAAAAAATGACTTTTCTGAATGGATTTATAAAGACATAGATAGAAGAACTGATTTAGAAAAAATTTATAATGAAACATTTAACACAGATGTAGAGCCTAACTATAATGGTTCTCATTTAACATTCCCTAATCTTAACAATTCAATTAAATTAAGAGTTCATCAAAAAAATGCGATTTGGAGAGCAATACAGGATAAAAATGTATTATTCGACCATCAGGTGGGTGCTGGAAAAACTTTAGTTACGATTTGTTCTATTATGGAACAAAAAAGAATGGGGTTAGTTAATAAACCTATTATAACTGTACCAAACCATTTGATTGGTCAATGGGAAAAAGAGTTTTACAAAGCATATCCTAACGCAAATTTATTAGCAACAAATAAAGAAGATTTAGAAAAAAATAATAGAGAACAATTTTTTGGAAGAATTGCTACAAATAATTATGATGCAGTCATAATGTCACATAGTCAATTTAAACTTTTACCAGCTCCTTATGAAATTGTAAAAGAGCAAATAAATGAGGATATTTCTATTTTAGAAGATATGCTTGAAACTCAAAAAGAAATAGCCCAAAGAGATGGTAAATCAACTAGAGGTTTTTCAATTAAAGCTACAGAAGGAAAAATAAGTAATTTTAAAGCTCGATTAGATAATTTATTGCAAGAAAATAAGAAATCAAAGAGTATTGATTTTGGAGATTTAGGAGTGGATTTATTAGCAGTTGATGAAGCACATACTTATAAAAATTTATTAATTACAACTTCTATGGGAGATATATCAGGATTAGGAAATTTGAAAGGTTCTCAACAAGCTTATGATATGTATTGTAAAACAAGATATTTAAATGAGAAAAACAATAAAATAGCATTTCTTACAGGTACACCTATTTCAAACTCGATAACAGAATTATATACATTACAAAGATATATGCAACCTAAAGAGCTTTCAAAAAAAGGGATTAGTAGTTTTGATAGTTGGGCTTCAACTTTTGGGCAAGTTACTTCTTCGTGGGAATTAGATAGTTCAGGAGTAAACTATAAAATAGTTTCAAGATTTAATAAATTTAACAATGTTCCTGAATTAACAAAGATGTATAAAACTTTTGCAGATGTAATCACAAACAATGATATTAAAAAATTTGCTAAAGATTTTGTACCAAAATTGTATAACGATAAACCAATTAACACAATAGTTCCAAGAAGTGATATAGTTGCTGACTTTATTGGAGTACCTGACTCAAACAATCAATATCAAAAAGGTTCTATTATTTACAGAATGGAACATCAAGAAGAAGATATACATAGAAACAATCTATTAGCTTGTACAACTGACGCAAGGAAAGCTGGACTAGATTATAGATTAATCAATCCAAATGCAGAAGATTATGAAAACTCTAAAGTGAATGCAGTAGTAAATAATGTTTATAAAGAGTATTTAGACTGGAGTGATGTTAAAGGTACACAACTTATATTTTGTGATTTATCAACACCAAAAATAAATTCTCAAAAAATAGAATTAAATGAAGCTCTAAATAGCAATAATAAAATAGAGGAAATAAATTTAAATGATTTGATAGATAATGAAAAATCTAAAAGCAATGATGAGCTTATAGCTGAAACTTCTAAATTTGATATTTATTCAGATATTTTAAAAAAACTTGTTTCGAAAGGTGTATCTCAAGAGGAAATTAGATTTATACATGATGCTAATACTGATTTACAAAAATCAGCATTATTTGATGATGTTAAAAGTGGTAAAGTAAGAGTTTTAATTGGTTCTACATTTAAAATGGGTGCTGGTACAAATGTACAAGATAGAGCTGTTGCAATTCATCATATAGATTGTCCTTGGCGACCATCTGATTTAGAACAAAGAAACGGAAGAGTAATAAGACAAGGGAATAAACTATTTGAAGCCGACCCTGAAAACTTTAGAATAAAAGAGTTTAGATATGCAACTGAAAAAACATACGATGCTAGAATGTGGCAAACTATTGAAAGTAAAGCAAAATCAATAGAGCAATTTAGACAGGCTGGGCTAAGTTTAAGAGAATTAGAAGATTTTACAATGGGTTCAGCAGATGCAGCAGAAATGAAAGCAGAAGCAACAGGAAATCCTTTAATTTTAATGCAAGTTCAACTCTCAAGTGATTTAAGAAATGAAGAAATTTTTTATAATAATTTCAAAAAAGAAATATTTAATAATGAAGAATTTTTGAATAGAACCATAAAAAATAAAAGTGATAGTGAAGTTGAATTAAAAGATTTATATTCATTAAAAGAGCATTTATCTAAACACACTATTGACAATTTTAAAGGTAGTTATTATTCTATTGAAGATGAAGTTAGAAAAAAAATAGATTTTGATATTCCTAAAGAAGATATTGATGAGTCTAATAAAATGGTTCAAACACAATTAAAAAATGCTTTTGATAAAAATGTGGATGAAATGTTAAAGTACAAAAGTGATATTAAATTCTTTGATTATAGAGATATTGCAATTTATGGTAATAGACTAGATAAAACAAAAGTAGAGTTTTATTTAAAAAATGAGAAAGATAGTTTAGTTTATGAACCATCTAATCTTACAATAAGAGCTGAATCAGATTTATTAAATGGACTTAAAGATTCAGTAACATTAACGGGATTAATCAAAAGAGTAAACAATTTTTATGAAAGTTTGGATGATAGAATTAATAACTCTAAATCATATATTACAAAATGTGAAAAAGATATTAGAGAATTATCCATTATTACAGGGGAAAATGCTCCTAAATATAAGAATTTTGATTATCTAACAGCTCTTAGAAGTGATAATGAAAGAATAATTAATGAAATAAAAAGAACATCTAAAGAAAAAGACTATGTTTCAACTTGGAAACCAAAAAGTGAATTAATAAAAAATAAACTTCAACAAACACAAGTGATAAAACCTTTTAAACTAAAAGAAAAAAATAACTCACAAGAACTTGAAAGATAA